One genomic region from Alosa alosa isolate M-15738 ecotype Scorff River chromosome 12, AALO_Geno_1.1, whole genome shotgun sequence encodes:
- the ccdc62 gene encoding coiled-coil domain-containing protein 62 isoform X5 — translation MNQERRCMKQADSSRRSSLQSSDFPAEPWHSTPVKKHQDARPDAVASGRDRMVKQENGPFQRRLPLSTSLPLTQDCQTAVCDLEYSTLQRQRRELQLLMAELKDRDQELNNMAATHHTQLLAWQQDRQRVLLLEERCARLEEELKQQHEVLRAVGRRVQTAEAQEKSSQRELSAAQQQLQDLQHTQRHSSQLQQELEDRNHALNSTITLLSSQVGQLQAREEELSAMLKLKDKDVTEAIAHIQDLSSRLRMQEDSQRELRTRESKIFAELEEVKRLYREVRHENTRLKDELEEKTLENSTQREEVIRLKQETQLLRRDLLISGEGESWKDEMLELSRSKQERTEVELRCLRQVCANQQNDLQLLKLNLESTQETLKVQRSHGSQGEATCSPQPASPVLWTSVNPGGSPRAIYLSSPTTPKQGFQEAECTSTHRLQRLLEESRQMVATLEGLSLEPKSPSPRPAHAHTPSPSHHPSHSPSPNHASAGNLNGCYDYSSSQHSSSEVHSQNSSGHSSTLIRKIHHLTKNSPSKPGGDTSQ, via the exons ATGAACCAGGAGAGAAGATGTATGAAACAAGCTGACAGTTCACGGAGATCATCCCTGCAGTCTAGTG ACTTTCCAGCTGAGCCCTGGCACAGCACCCCAGTAAAAAAG CACCAGGATGCGAGGCCTGATGCTGTGGCTAGTGGAAGAGACAGGATGGTCAAACAAGAGAACGGGCCATTCCAGAGGCGGCTCCCACTCTCAACTTCTCTGCCCCTCACACAGGACTGTCAG ACGGCAGTATGTGATCTGGAGTATAGCACCCTCCAGAGGCAGCGGCGGGAGCTGCAGCTCCTGATGGCTGAGCTGAAGGACCGGGACCAAGAGCTGAACAACATGGCCGCTACCCACCACACGCAGCTGCTTGCCTGGCAGCAGGATCGCCAGCGCGTGCTACTGCTGGAGGAGAGATGTGCACGCCTAGAGG AGGAGCTGAAGCAGCAGCATGAAGTGTTGCGTGCGGTGGGGCGGCGGGTCCAGACGGCCGAGGCCCAGGAGAAGAGCAGCCAGAGGGAGCTGAGTGCTgcccagcagcagctgcaggacCTCCAGCACACACAGCGACACAGCAGCCAGCTGCAGCAGGAGCTGGAG GACAGGAACCATGCTCTGAACTCCACCATCACGCTGCTGTCCAGCCAGGTTGGCCAGCTCCAAGCCAGAGAGGAGGAACTCAGTGCCATGCTCAAACTGAAG GACAAAGACGTGACTGAGGCCATCGCTCACATCCAGGATCTGTCCAGCCGGCTCAGGATGCAGGAGGACTCTCAGAGGGAGCTGAGGACGCGGGAGAGTAAGATCTTCGCCGAGCTGGAGGAAGTGAAACGACTGTACCGTGAAGTCCGCCACGAGAACACAAGGCTCAAAG atgaaCTTGAAGAGAAGACTCTGGAGAACAGCACCCAGAGGGAAGAGGTGATTCGCCTGAAGCAGGAGACGCAGTTGCTGAGGAGAGATCTGCTCATCTCCG gggaaGGAGAGAGCTGGAAGGATGAGATGCTGGAACTGTCTCGCTCAAAGCAAGAGCGCACCGAAGTCGAACTGCGCTGTCTGAGACAG GTGTGTGCGAATCAGCAGAATGACCTGCAGCTCCTCAAGCTGAACCTGGAGAGCACTCAGGAGACGCTCAAAGTTCAAAGGTCACATGGCAG CCAGGGAGAGGCGACATGTTCCCCCCAACCAGCCAGCCCCGTCTTATGGACCTCAGTCAACCCTGGAGGCTCCCCCAGAGCCATCTACCTCTCCTCACCAACGACACCCAAACAG GGTTTTCAGGAAGCGGAGTGCACCTCTACCCATCGTCTGCAGCGTCTTCTTGAAGAATCTCGGCAGATGGTCGCCACTTTGGAGGGCTTGTCCCTGGAACCAAAAAGCCCCTCACCACGCCCTGCCCACGCACATACTCCTAGCCCCTCCCACCATCCATCTCACAGCCCATCCCCTAACCACGCCTCAGCAGGGAACCTCAATGGTTGCTATGACTACAGCAGTAGCCAACACAGTAGTTCTGAAGTTCATTCACAGAATTCTTCTGGCCATTCCAGCACACTGATTAGAAAG ATTCATCATCTCACCAAAAATAGTCCATCCAAGCCTGGAGGGGACACAAGCCAATAG
- the ccdc62 gene encoding coiled-coil domain-containing protein 62 isoform X4, with amino-acid sequence MSECCHLQTAVCDLEYSTLQRQRRELQLLMAELKDRDQELNNMAATHHTQLLAWQQDRQRVLLLEERCARLEEELKQQHEVLRAVGRRVQTAEAQEKSSQRELSAAQQQLQDLQHTQRHSSQLQQELEDRNHALNSTITLLSSQVGQLQAREEELSAMLKLKDKDVTEAIAHIQDLSSRLRMQEDSQRELRTRESKIFAELEEVKRLYREVRHENTRLKDELEEKTLENSTQREEVIRLKQETQLLRRDLLISGEGESWKDEMLELSRSKQERTEVELRCLRQVCANQQNDLQLLKLNLESTQETLKVQRSHGRLCYCSGIGYAAVESSFQRSGTEAGPTYYQHRAIEPPEELRRGGRTPMLERERQDAIHQPADSSGSSQTPLNGDSVVWLQAGVSTSEPRGGSSTAEPVGGLSVEHPKPGVLATEPVDAVVLGQPIVPCTSTMSQPVAALSTAQPVAIHSISQPVPTSATNQPVATISTANAVGTSSTGHSTAAILTDQSITTSFPSQDEPSITTTGQPIPPNLIGQSADMISTVQPVAQPVVTASTTHSVASISKAHLVVTASTTHSVASISKAQPLVTASTAQLVASISKAQSVASISTTYPVASISKAHPVATASTAQPVSQPVSTATTMQPVASISTAQPVVTVSTCQSIANSSWSQPEITISTCQQPVATISIAKSTATTSTSHPAATTSTSQHMATIPVVQAQPIDTMSTGQLIGEALSGVTSSSGPPCPPEAQPSCSSTSARPPAIVNEQSPASRHSEVTEVSGDVYSVAQEELPRDTPVVCGGAEEQQKDEPGVGVATDRYEEQRGKPEMEEEEEKKVEEQDMKRETSGEEEEKVKKMKEGVERGTLWEEEEEGLEVEVAVMLDVDSESEYSVQMVEVDPLTLDLNLNPETDQVCRVCQGEATCSPQPASPVLWTSVNPGGSPRAIYLSSPTTPKQGFQEAECTSTHRLQRLLEESRQMVATLEGLSLEPKSPSPRPAHAHTPSPSHHPSHSPSPNHASAGNLNGCYDYSSSQHSSSEVHSQNSSGHSSTLIRKIHHLTKNSPSKPGGDTSQ; translated from the exons ATGTCAGAATGCTGCCACCTCCAG ACGGCAGTATGTGATCTGGAGTATAGCACCCTCCAGAGGCAGCGGCGGGAGCTGCAGCTCCTGATGGCTGAGCTGAAGGACCGGGACCAAGAGCTGAACAACATGGCCGCTACCCACCACACGCAGCTGCTTGCCTGGCAGCAGGATCGCCAGCGCGTGCTACTGCTGGAGGAGAGATGTGCACGCCTAGAGG AGGAGCTGAAGCAGCAGCATGAAGTGTTGCGTGCGGTGGGGCGGCGGGTCCAGACGGCCGAGGCCCAGGAGAAGAGCAGCCAGAGGGAGCTGAGTGCTgcccagcagcagctgcaggacCTCCAGCACACACAGCGACACAGCAGCCAGCTGCAGCAGGAGCTGGAG GACAGGAACCATGCTCTGAACTCCACCATCACGCTGCTGTCCAGCCAGGTTGGCCAGCTCCAAGCCAGAGAGGAGGAACTCAGTGCCATGCTCAAACTGAAG GACAAAGACGTGACTGAGGCCATCGCTCACATCCAGGATCTGTCCAGCCGGCTCAGGATGCAGGAGGACTCTCAGAGGGAGCTGAGGACGCGGGAGAGTAAGATCTTCGCCGAGCTGGAGGAAGTGAAACGACTGTACCGTGAAGTCCGCCACGAGAACACAAGGCTCAAAG atgaaCTTGAAGAGAAGACTCTGGAGAACAGCACCCAGAGGGAAGAGGTGATTCGCCTGAAGCAGGAGACGCAGTTGCTGAGGAGAGATCTGCTCATCTCCG gggaaGGAGAGAGCTGGAAGGATGAGATGCTGGAACTGTCTCGCTCAAAGCAAGAGCGCACCGAAGTCGAACTGCGCTGTCTGAGACAG GTGTGTGCGAATCAGCAGAATGACCTGCAGCTCCTCAAGCTGAACCTGGAGAGCACTCAGGAGACGCTCAAAGTTCAAAGGTCACATGGCAG attgtgttaTTGCAGTGGTATAGGTTACGCAGCAGTGGAGAGCTCCTTTCAGAGGTCAGGGACAGAGGCAGGGCCCACTTACTATCAGCACAGGGCCATAGAACCGCCAGAggagctgaggagaggaggaagaacacCAATGTTGGAAAGGGAGAGACAGGATGCCATTCACCAGcctgcagatagctcagggtcCTCACAGACACCTTTAAATGGTGACTCAGTGGTGTGGCTTCAGGCTGGGGTCTCTACCAGCGAACCTAGAGGTGGCTCCTCTACCGCTGAGCCTGTAGGTGGTTTGTCAGTGGAGCACCCTAAGCCTGGAGTCCTCGCAACCGAGCCAGTAGATGCTGTTGTCTTGGGCCAACCCATAGTACCATGTACCAGTACCATGAGCCAGCCTGTAGCTGCTCTCTCCACAGCTCAGCCTGTAGCCATTCACTCAATAAGCCAGCCTGTACCTACTAGCGCCACAAACCAGCCTGTGGCTACCATCTCCACTGCCAATGCTGTAGGCACCAGCTCCACGGGACATTCTACAGCAGCTATACTCACAGACCAATCAATAACTACTAGTTTCCCAAGCCAGGATGAACCTTCAATCACCACCACAGGCCAGCCCATACCTCCAAACCTCATAGGCCAGTCTGCAGATATGATTTCCACAGTGCAGCCTGTAGCCCAACCTGTAGTTACTGCCTCCACAACCCATTCTGTAGCCTCTATTTCCAAAGCCCATCTTGTAGTTACTGCCTCCACAACCCATTCTGTAGCCTCTATTTCCAAAGCCCAACCTTTAGTTACTGCCTCTACAGCACAGCTTGTAGCCTCTATTTCCAAAGCCCAGTCTGTAGCCTCTATTTCCACAACCTATCCTGTAGCCTCTATTTCCAAAGCCCATCCTGTAGCCACTGCCTCTACAGCACAGCCTGTATCCCAACCTGTATCCACTGCTACCACAATGCAGCCTGTAGCCTCTATTTCCACAGCACAGCCTGTAGTTACTGTCTCCACATGCCAGTCGATAGCTAACAGCTCCTGGAGCCAGCCTGAGATCACCATCTCAACTTGCCAGCAGCCTGTAGCTACTATCTCCATAGCCAAGTCTACAGCTACAACCTCTACAAGCCATCCTGCAGCTACAACCTCTACAAGCCAGCATATGGCCACTATCCCTGTAGTCCAGGCTCAACCCATAGACACCATGTCCACTGGCCAGCTTATTGGAGAAGCCTTATCTGGAGTGACCTCATCTTCTGGTCCACCATGTCCTCCTGAGGCACAGCCAAGTTGCAGCAGCACTTCAGCCAGACCTCCAGCCATTGTCAATGAGCAGTCCCCAGCTAGCAGACACAGTGAGGTGACAGAAGTCAGTGGTGATGTGTACAGTGTGGCCCAAGAGGAACTGCCCAGAGACACTCCTGTAGTGTGTGGGGGAGCAGAGGAGCAGCAGAAGGACGAGCCAGGTGTGGGTGTGGCAACCGACAGGTATGAGGAGCAGAGGGGGAAAcctgagatggaggaggaggaggagaagaaggtggAGGAGCAGGACATGAAGAGGGAGACAtctggggaggaagaggagaaggtgaAGAAGATGAAGGAGGGTGTTGAGAGGGGGACACtttgggaggaagaggaggagggcttggaggtggaggtggcagtgATGTTGGATGTGGACTCAGAGTCTGAGTACTCAGTGCAGATGGTGGAGGTTGACCCCCTGACCCTTGACCTCAACCTGAATCCTGAGACAGATCAGGTCTGCAGGGTGTG CCAGGGAGAGGCGACATGTTCCCCCCAACCAGCCAGCCCCGTCTTATGGACCTCAGTCAACCCTGGAGGCTCCCCCAGAGCCATCTACCTCTCCTCACCAACGACACCCAAACAG GGTTTTCAGGAAGCGGAGTGCACCTCTACCCATCGTCTGCAGCGTCTTCTTGAAGAATCTCGGCAGATGGTCGCCACTTTGGAGGGCTTGTCCCTGGAACCAAAAAGCCCCTCACCACGCCCTGCCCACGCACATACTCCTAGCCCCTCCCACCATCCATCTCACAGCCCATCCCCTAACCACGCCTCAGCAGGGAACCTCAATGGTTGCTATGACTACAGCAGTAGCCAACACAGTAGTTCTGAAGTTCATTCACAGAATTCTTCTGGCCATTCCAGCACACTGATTAGAAAG ATTCATCATCTCACCAAAAATAGTCCATCCAAGCCTGGAGGGGACACAAGCCAATAG